The following proteins come from a genomic window of Peromyscus eremicus chromosome 23, PerEre_H2_v1, whole genome shotgun sequence:
- the Vgf gene encoding neurosecretory protein VGF produces the protein MKTLTLPASVLFCFLLLIQGLGAAPPGRSDAYPPPLGSEHKEQVAEDAVSRPKDGSAPEVRAARNSEPQDQGELFQGVDPRALAAVLLQALDRPASPPAVPGGSQQGAPEEAAEALLTESVRSQTHSLPAPEIQAPAAAPPRPQTQDNDPEADDRSEELEALASLLQELRDFSPSNAKRQQETAAAETETRTHTLTRVNLESPGPERVWRASWGEFQARVPERAPLPPPVPSQFQVRMPESAPLPETHQFGEGVTSPKTHLGETLTPLSKAYQSLGGPFPKVRRLEGSLLGGSEAGERLLQQGLAQVEAGRRQAEATRQAAAQEERLADLASDLLLQYLLQGGARQRDLGGRGLQETQQERESEREEEAEQERRGGGEDEMGEEDEEAAEAEAEAEEAERARQNALLFAEEEEDGEAGAEDKRSQEEAPGHRRKDVEGAEEGGEEDDDDEEMDPQTIDSLIELSTKLHLPADDVVSIIEEVEEKRKRKKNAPPEPVPPPRAAPAPTHVRSPQPPPPAPARDELPDWNEVLPPWDREEDEVFPPGPYHPFPNYIRPRTLQPPASSRRRHFHHALPPARHHPDLEAQARRAQEEADAEERRLQEQEELENYIEHVLLRRP, from the coding sequence ATGAAAACCCTCACGTTGCCGGCATCCGtcctcttctgcttccttctACTGATCCAGGGGTTGGGAGCAGCGCCCCCCGGGCGCTCCGATGCTTATCCTCCTCCCCTCGGCTCTGAGCATAAAGAGCAGGTAGCTGAGGACGCAGTGTCCCGGCCAAAGGATGGCAGCGCCCCAGAGGTCCGAGCCGCTCGGAATTCCGAGCCTCAGGACCAGGGAGAGCTCTTCCAGGGCGTGGATCCCCGGGCGCTGGCCGCGGTACTGTTGCAGGCACTGGACCGTCCGGCCTCGCCCCCGGCAGTCCCAGGAGGTTCCCAGCAGGGAGCACCCGAAGAAGCAGCAGAAGCTCTGTTAACCGAGTCCGTGCGCAGTCAGACCCATAGCCTCCCGGCACCAGAGATCCAAGCGCCCGCTGCGGCCCCCCCTCGCCCTCAGACTCAGGACAACGATCCCGAGGCAGACGACCGCTCAGAGGAGCTGGAGGCGCTAGCGTCCTTGCTCCAAGAACTTCGAGATTTCAGTCCGAGCAATGCTAAGCGCCAGCAAGAGACGGCCGCGGCAGAGACGGAAACCCGCACGCACACGCTGACCCGAGTCAATCTGGAGAGCCCCGGGCCAGAGCGCGTATGGCGCGCTTCCTGGGGAGAGTTCCAGGCGCGCGTCCCGGAGCGCGCTCCTCTGCCACCCCCCGTCCCTTCGCAATTCCAGGTTCGAATGCCCGAAAGCGCTCCCCTTCCCGAAACCCATCAGTTCGGGGAAGGAGTGACCTCCCCTAAAACACATCTAGGTGAGACTTTGACACCCTTATCCAAGGCGTACCAAAGCCTAGGTGGCCCCTTCCCCAAGGTGCGCCGCCTCGAGGGCTCACTCCTGGGCGGCTCTGAGGCTGGAGAGCGCCTGCTTCAACAAGGGCTGGCTCaggtagaggcagggaggagACAGGCGGAGGCCACCCGGCAGGCCGCGGCGCAAGAAGAGCGGCTGGCCGACCTCGCCTCCGACCTGCTGCTCCAGTATTTGCTGCAGGGCGGAGCCCGGCAGCGCGATCTCGGGGGTCGCGGGCTGCAGGAGACGCAGCAAGAGCGGGAGAgcgagagggaggaggaggcggagCAGGAGAGACGCGGTGGTGGGGAGGACGAGATgggggaagaggatgaggaggcggcggaggcggaggcggaggcggaggaGGCGGAGAGGGCGCGGCAGAACGCGCTCCTGTtcgccgaggaggaggaggacggggAAGCCGGAGCCGAGGACAAGCGCTCCCAGGAGGAGGCGCCAGGCCATCGGCGGAAGGATGTTGAGGGGGCAGAGGAGGGCGGGGAAGAGGACGACGACGACGAGGAGATGGATCCGCAGACCATCGATAGCCTCATTGAACTGTCCACCAAACTCCACCTGCCAGCCGACGACGTGGTCAGCATCATCGAAGAGGTGGAGGAGAAACGGAAGCGGAAGAAGAACGCCCCTCCCGAGCCGGTGCCGCCCCCCCGGGCCGCCCCAGCCCCCACTCATGTCCGCTCCCCGCAGCCCCCTCCTCCCGCCCCGGCCCGGGATGAGTTGCCGGACTGGAACGAAGTGCTCCCACCCTGGGATCGGGAGGAGGATGAGGTGTTTCCCCCGGGGCCCTACCACCCCTTCCCCAACTACATTCGGCCGCGGACACTGCAGCCACCCGCATCCTCCCGCCGCCGTCACTTCCACCACGCGCTGCCACCTGCGCGCCACCATCCCGACCTGGAGGCCCAGGCCAGGCGCGCACAGGAGGAGGCGGACGCGGAGGAGCGCCGtctgcaggagcaggaggagctggagaattACATTGAGCACGTGCTGCTGCGCCGCCCGTGA